One Candidatus Poribacteria bacterium DNA segment encodes these proteins:
- a CDS encoding Ig-like domain repeat protein, with product MPKIKNICGVACKPKLAIISQVFVVCLAVLLVPADVWAGLTSLSLDAKGDSIFRGEKEHLNIVFSVDNETAVDGDSYTVRANQHLIRRGTIFRNLSVRISWNGRVNDVQLADGTYTISVVLDKEAAPGEVLERTAEAILDTRPPRISSIFANDDPNLLLTNGILINVPLRNITVIPDVDEGSAIDFAARRTNVVLRNARGVVRPGSLNYTTQLSFSLGNPLDVRAENGSYTLTITLVDKAGNLVQETTEFTFDNVPPNLVSVAGNTGAIAPGSGVSRQLDFVEATLADNFENGVNLSGSTIRLTGPEGEILGRQTFPGKNKIRWVFLSPLLPKDGLRDGEYTVEVVGTDNAGNQSGAIRVPFVYDNLAPQLVSLSPTQDGGAFNQIGDTIYQNQPLTQIVAVFNDGDAGVGVDFEQGTRIQFSAIGAGNTAELLTGRTFVDRTNSQITYVLDEPLVSQDGSYRLDIQFADTLGSRDSETFLFLYDTQLPTLVSTFPAPNETVDNLSQIRIVLNETASGIDFIQSSFRLTREVGGAQIDIPVNIANNGRDTATLTVLEPIALDGSDDGTYVIEVTPTDRAGNLGAPARREFYLVSQTRAEVRLTMPEETIVTDLETVVAALTNYIGTGINFNESTLTVTNPQGVVVPERRIETDTTNNLLTWSTDAVIPRDGTADGEYTITATFVDFSGKRFTQEFPVFLDTQFPAIESVRVETRTQPLLSVNRTTDLTAGFSQIVVNFGERSGSAARNLQIPDNDVDFVNTGVTLVGPTGENIPVNRFDNGRTTLTLNFQALTQSGNYTLSITPQDTIGNRSTAAFVYRFQIDVSPPVVSSVLIDGEIGGIVYVNGAATAIEVTFTDPSGVGVDLGDGGSTITVTGPTGIPAPGITTRSGTNQLRWVPVVLPTDGTADGSYTVAVTPVDRTGRQGQVVYRQLIYDTQEPRITASTPVALLQPVTYIGGTLTQLQFTIEDVGPAGLDLEEQTVSILDARSTPIAAARIADEINGNLYLTLDAPFARDGSMDGEYRVRISLVDRAGNRFNAERRLIYDSQVPRVSAVTINTASPMELLPQRLNEIVEPISHITVQFEEATRVDFDNTVITLVAPNNVSIPLTLRDDGKSRLTASFLDLHQVGVYTLSVTSRDIAGNVAPGSIDYRIALGLTLPSVSSVVIGEQVGDVAYLNSDNVVIDATFLDPTDIGLALDSEGSSIVVRNASGMVVPGQTEINGVDQLVWRPISLPADGSVDGRYTVEVTPVDKLGRRGDIVSRQFIYDTEMPRITSGSPLILSEPVSYIPGDFRQFVFTIEDVGPAGLFFGDQEITLMDAAGNVVPTTMTFDELTNQLYLTPAASFPRDGSADGQYTVQVSLVDKAQNRLDSAYVFVYDSKAPRLTSVLVNTDPPVALVPDRTTEFLASISSITLAFEELTEVDFSNTVIELVGPDEAAILLTLEDDGISKVVVDFLELTQIGSYTLSVTPQDIAGNAASGAASYEFVLDIPPPSVDRVVIAEQEDGIAYVNAGKAVISVRFLDPTETGLVLGSEGSNILVTSASGAVVPGRMSSNGVDQLTWQPLSLPTDGSADGQYTVEITSVDKAGRRGDVVYRQFIYDTEKPRITAASPLILSDPVSYIPGDFRQFVFTIEDVGPAGLFFGDQEITLMDAAGNVVPTTMTFDELTNQLYLTPAASFPRDGSADGQYTVQVSLVDKAQNRLDSAYVFVYDSKAPRLTSVLVNTDPPVALVPDRTTEFLASISSITLAFEELTEVDFSNTVIELVGPDEAAILLTLEDDGVSEVVANFLGLTEIGSYTLSVTPQDIAGNAASGAASYEFILDIPLPSVDRVIIGEQEEGVAYVNAGNMVIIAALLDPTETGLAFGTQGSIIQVQTPDGIVVPGITGSNGVDLIGWEPAAFTSDGSTDGRYSVYVVPIDKAGRQGNTVYREFVYDTQKPQITFADPVDLSQPVSYISDNLTQFHFSVEDVGPADLELSAQKVSLLDVSGNPVPVQLTNDTSSEIFLTLDEPLSRDGSMDGNYTVRIELADKSGNAFGVEHRIVYDTQAPTLVSTVPADGALVTEDRTQVLVTLNDDGGSGMDWEATTLTLIDPNGTQISGELVSDAATQLTLNTNQLIEDGRYIIRVRAIDRAGNGRATVFERGFQISRRLPILVSTLPTTMPVDEAFSNEEIDQIEVTIENDDENHLSTLRLLNASNQVVAGQQLRETDRLIYNLARPLAVDGSDDGIYTIEFTPISGSGRIGDIQFLTFTHDTEVPEVEPEAISLIVTSPDVNNSLTEIHVNPTDEQSGIDWENVDEEWLVLERVSPNPTKIDGRVEDDNQTTLRFVLAVPLADNGSADGEYRVTVTPKDQAGNGDVSYEKVFTYDTSPPMIDAGALLLNDAPLLVDINAIDYPTAVSTTGGVVIQANMFDTGLGVNLAQSRIVVRGPDGAELSGNTQQNGIDTLLFKSDGLTAQGLYQITVISVGNDSELLGFAPTDSITTEFLYETTVPTGAVTSDGGETELTDAALPLEGTASDPTGTQRVGEGEISVPASGVWLVEIVGIGPDNQPIDPVPAVDDSNAEQEPWSIWSIDFLPTRSGEYDLDVRVTDNAGNYAVYDIGEYTMSVSLTFREPTFGWPNPLRISRGDVAFFSFDVNVPLGETVELTLSIYDWSGDMILSQTYPDVVSGQRNDQLVKWNLENQAGNQVARGLYIFRLEAINAAGNSANAVGKVLVVE from the coding sequence CTGTTGGTGCCTGCTGATGTCTGGGCAGGTCTCACGAGTTTATCACTTGATGCAAAGGGTGATTCGATTTTCAGGGGAGAGAAAGAGCATTTAAATATTGTTTTTTCGGTTGATAATGAAACCGCTGTAGATGGTGATTCCTATACTGTTCGGGCAAATCAACATCTGATTCGGCGAGGGACTATCTTCCGAAACCTATCAGTCCGTATTAGTTGGAACGGACGTGTTAACGATGTACAGTTAGCCGACGGGACTTATACAATTAGCGTTGTTCTTGACAAGGAAGCCGCACCGGGCGAAGTATTGGAGAGAACTGCTGAGGCTATTTTAGACACCAGACCGCCCCGCATCTCCAGCATATTTGCCAATGACGATCCTAATTTGTTGCTTACTAATGGCATTCTTATCAATGTCCCCCTACGGAACATAACTGTAATACCGGACGTGGATGAGGGGAGCGCGATTGATTTCGCTGCGAGACGGACGAATGTCGTCTTAAGGAATGCACGCGGTGTTGTCCGTCCTGGATCCCTCAATTACACAACGCAGCTGAGTTTTAGTTTAGGAAACCCCTTAGATGTACGTGCCGAAAATGGAAGTTATACCCTAACAATTACACTTGTCGATAAAGCCGGTAATCTTGTTCAAGAGACAACAGAATTTACCTTTGATAATGTGCCTCCCAATTTGGTGAGCGTTGCTGGTAATACCGGAGCTATCGCTCCAGGGAGTGGCGTTAGCCGTCAGTTAGATTTTGTTGAAGCGACGCTCGCAGACAATTTTGAGAACGGTGTGAATCTCTCAGGTTCAACGATTCGCCTCACGGGACCCGAAGGTGAGATTTTAGGGCGGCAGACATTTCCGGGGAAAAATAAAATTCGGTGGGTATTTTTATCGCCTTTATTACCCAAAGACGGTCTTCGCGATGGCGAATATACCGTTGAAGTTGTTGGAACGGATAACGCTGGTAATCAAAGTGGTGCTATTCGTGTCCCGTTTGTTTATGATAACCTCGCACCGCAACTCGTCTCTTTGAGCCCTACACAGGATGGCGGTGCCTTCAACCAAATTGGCGATACCATTTACCAGAATCAGCCGCTTACCCAGATAGTTGCCGTCTTTAACGATGGCGATGCTGGGGTTGGTGTCGATTTTGAGCAGGGAACGCGGATTCAATTTAGTGCTATCGGTGCTGGAAATACTGCTGAGTTACTCACCGGTCGTACTTTTGTAGATAGAACAAACTCCCAAATTACCTACGTTTTAGACGAGCCTCTCGTGAGTCAGGATGGCAGCTATAGGCTTGACATACAATTCGCCGATACACTCGGTAGTAGGGATAGCGAGACTTTCCTGTTTCTCTATGATACTCAACTGCCAACCCTTGTATCTACCTTCCCCGCACCTAACGAAACCGTTGATAATTTATCACAAATCCGCATCGTTCTGAATGAAACAGCGAGTGGTATTGATTTCATTCAAAGTAGTTTCCGGTTAACACGGGAAGTGGGGGGCGCGCAAATAGATATCCCTGTTAATATCGCAAATAATGGAAGAGATACCGCAACTTTGACCGTGTTGGAGCCCATTGCCTTGGATGGCTCTGACGATGGCACCTATGTGATAGAGGTTACACCCACTGACCGGGCCGGCAACCTCGGCGCGCCGGCGCGCCGTGAATTCTATCTCGTCAGCCAAACCCGAGCAGAAGTAAGACTGACAATGCCTGAAGAAACGATAGTCACTGATTTGGAGACGGTTGTCGCAGCACTTACTAATTATATTGGGACGGGTATTAATTTCAACGAATCGACGCTTACTGTCACAAATCCTCAAGGTGTTGTTGTTCCAGAGCGAAGGATTGAGACGGATACGACAAATAACCTCCTAACTTGGAGCACTGATGCGGTAATTCCCCGTGACGGCACCGCAGATGGCGAATATACCATAACTGCGACCTTCGTTGATTTTAGTGGAAAACGCTTTACACAGGAATTTCCAGTCTTTTTGGATACGCAATTTCCAGCGATTGAGAGTGTCCGTGTTGAAACACGCACCCAACCCCTACTTTCTGTGAACCGTACAACGGACTTGACTGCAGGTTTCTCACAAATCGTCGTAAATTTTGGGGAACGTTCTGGAAGCGCGGCACGGAATTTACAAATCCCGGATAATGATGTCGATTTTGTGAATACGGGTGTTACCCTTGTCGGTCCAACTGGCGAAAATATACCCGTTAATCGTTTTGATAATGGTCGAACGACTTTAACATTGAATTTCCAAGCCTTGACGCAGTCGGGGAACTATACGCTTTCAATTACACCGCAAGACACGATAGGCAATCGGAGCACAGCTGCCTTTGTCTATAGATTTCAAATTGATGTCTCTCCGCCCGTCGTCAGTTCTGTTCTCATTGATGGAGAGATTGGCGGGATTGTTTACGTCAATGGTGCTGCGACTGCGATAGAGGTTACGTTTACGGATCCATCTGGTGTTGGGGTAGACTTAGGCGATGGCGGTTCAACTATTACCGTCACAGGTCCCACCGGTATTCCTGCCCCTGGTATCACTACACGGAGTGGAACGAATCAATTGAGATGGGTTCCCGTAGTCCTGCCAACCGATGGGACTGCAGATGGGAGTTACACGGTTGCTGTCACACCCGTTGATAGGACAGGTAGACAAGGTCAAGTTGTTTATCGACAGTTGATTTACGATACGCAGGAACCTCGTATTACCGCCTCGACACCAGTGGCGTTGCTCCAACCCGTCACATATATCGGCGGGACGCTAACGCAACTCCAATTTACCATTGAAGATGTAGGACCTGCCGGTTTGGATTTAGAAGAACAAACGGTATCAATACTGGATGCGAGAAGCACACCTATTGCCGCTGCTCGCATTGCTGATGAGATAAATGGTAACCTCTATCTCACGCTTGACGCGCCATTTGCTCGGGATGGAAGTATGGATGGTGAGTATCGGGTAAGAATATCACTTGTTGACAGAGCCGGGAATCGATTTAATGCTGAGCGTCGCCTGATTTATGATTCGCAAGTGCCGCGAGTATCTGCTGTCACGATCAATACGGCTTCTCCCATGGAGCTCCTACCGCAGCGGCTTAACGAGATTGTAGAACCTATAAGTCATATTACCGTTCAATTTGAGGAGGCAACGCGCGTTGATTTTGACAATACAGTGATTACGTTGGTAGCTCCGAATAACGTGTCGATTCCACTCACGTTGCGAGATGATGGTAAGTCTCGACTCACGGCGAGTTTCCTTGATTTGCATCAAGTCGGTGTCTATACGTTATCTGTCACATCGAGAGATATAGCTGGGAATGTTGCTCCCGGTTCTATTGATTACCGGATTGCTCTGGGTTTAACGTTGCCGAGTGTCAGTTCGGTTGTTATAGGTGAACAGGTTGGTGATGTCGCTTACCTCAACTCAGATAATGTAGTGATAGATGCTACTTTCCTTGATCCAACTGATATAGGATTAGCGTTGGATAGTGAAGGGTCAAGCATCGTGGTAAGGAATGCTTCGGGAATGGTTGTGCCGGGGCAGACGGAGATAAATGGTGTTGACCAATTGGTATGGAGACCTATATCTCTTCCGGCAGACGGTAGTGTTGATGGACGATACACAGTAGAAGTTACACCTGTGGATAAGCTTGGCAGGCGCGGTGATATTGTTTCTCGTCAGTTTATCTATGACACGGAGATGCCTCGGATAACCAGCGGGTCTCCGTTGATATTAAGTGAACCGGTTTCTTATATCCCTGGTGATTTCAGACAGTTTGTGTTTACGATTGAAGATGTAGGGCCTGCGGGTCTATTTTTTGGGGATCAAGAGATTACGTTGATGGATGCTGCAGGTAATGTTGTCCCAACAACGATGACGTTTGATGAATTAACGAATCAGCTCTATCTAACGCCTGCAGCTTCGTTCCCGCGGGATGGGAGCGCGGATGGTCAGTATACCGTACAAGTGTCGCTTGTTGACAAGGCACAGAATCGTTTAGATTCGGCGTACGTATTTGTTTATGATTCCAAGGCCCCTCGTTTAACCTCGGTTCTGGTAAATACCGATCCGCCGGTGGCACTTGTGCCAGATCGAACGACTGAGTTTTTGGCGTCTATTAGTAGTATCACGCTTGCGTTTGAAGAGTTGACGGAAGTTGATTTCTCGAATACGGTGATTGAGTTGGTCGGTCCTGATGAAGCAGCAATTCTACTCACGTTAGAAGATGATGGTATTTCTAAGGTTGTTGTGGATTTCTTAGAATTGACGCAAATTGGTTCATACACCTTGTCTGTGACCCCTCAGGATATAGCCGGTAATGCGGCATCGGGTGCGGCAAGTTATGAGTTTGTTCTGGATATACCGCCGCCGAGCGTTGATAGGGTGGTTATCGCTGAACAAGAGGATGGCATTGCGTACGTCAATGCCGGCAAGGCGGTAATAAGTGTTAGGTTCCTTGACCCGACTGAAACTGGATTGGTTTTGGGGAGCGAAGGCTCAAATATCCTTGTGACGAGTGCTTCAGGTGCGGTTGTGCCGGGTCGGATGTCGTCCAATGGCGTTGACCAGTTGACATGGCAACCGTTATCTCTCCCGACAGACGGTAGTGCTGATGGGCAGTATACAGTAGAAATTACATCCGTTGATAAGGCAGGAAGACGGGGGGATGTGGTCTATCGTCAATTTATCTATGACACGGAGAAGCCTCGGATAACGGCAGCCTCTCCGCTAATATTGAGTGACCCTGTCTCTTATATCCCTGGTGATTTCAGACAGTTTGTGTTTACGATTGAAGATGTAGGGCCTGCGGGTCTATTTTTTGGGGATCAAGAGATTACGTTGATGGATGCTGCAGGTAATGTTGTCCCAACAACGATGACGTTTGATGAATTAACGAATCAGCTCTATCTAACGCCTGCAGCTTCGTTCCCGCGGGATGGGAGCGCGGATGGTCAGTATACCGTACAAGTGTCGCTTGTTGACAAGGCACAGAATCGTTTAGATTCGGCGTACGTATTTGTTTATGATTCCAAGGCCCCTCGTTTAACCTCGGTTCTGGTAAATACCGATCCGCCGGTGGCACTTGTGCCAGATCGAACGACTGAGTTTTTGGCGTCTATTAGTAGTATCACGCTTGCGTTTGAAGAGTTGACGGAAGTTGATTTCTCGAATACGGTGATTGAGTTGGTCGGTCCTGATGAAGCAGCAATTCTACTCACGTTAGAAGATGATGGGGTGTCTGAGGTTGTTGCGAACTTCTTAGGATTGACGGAGATTGGTTCGTATACGTTGTCTGTGACCCCTCAAGATATAGCCGGTAATGCGGCATCGGGTGCAGCGAGTTATGAGTTCATCCTTGATATACCGTTGCCGAGTGTTGATAGAGTTATTATAGGTGAGCAGGAGGAAGGGGTCGCTTATGTCAATGCCGGCAATATGGTTATAATTGCTGCGCTCCTTGATCCAACGGAGACGGGATTAGCGTTCGGTACTCAGGGTTCAATAATCCAAGTGCAAACGCCTGATGGAATAGTCGTTCCGGGAATTACCGGTTCTAATGGTGTGGATTTGATTGGTTGGGAACCCGCAGCCTTTACCTCTGACGGCAGCACGGATGGAAGATACAGCGTATATGTCGTACCTATTGACAAGGCTGGAAGGCAGGGCAACACCGTCTATCGTGAGTTTGTCTACGATACCCAAAAGCCCCAGATAACTTTTGCTGATCCTGTTGATCTCAGTCAACCTGTTTCATATATCAGCGACAATTTGACACAGTTTCATTTCAGCGTCGAAGATGTTGGTCCTGCAGACCTCGAATTGTCGGCGCAGAAAGTTAGCCTGCTTGATGTGAGTGGAAACCCTGTACCAGTGCAACTCACGAATGATACGAGCAGCGAAATCTTTCTCACACTGGATGAACCGTTATCCCGTGACGGTAGTATGGATGGAAACTATACTGTCCGTATTGAGTTAGCTGACAAGTCTGGGAATGCTTTCGGTGTTGAACACCGTATTGTCTATGATACGCAAGCCCCGACGCTGGTGAGTACTGTCCCTGCTGATGGTGCCCTTGTTACCGAGGATCGTACACAGGTCCTGGTAACCCTCAACGATGACGGAGGAAGTGGTATGGACTGGGAAGCTACTACGTTGACGCTAATTGACCCAAATGGAACCCAAATATCGGGTGAACTGGTGAGTGACGCGGCGACACAGTTAACACTGAATACGAACCAACTTATTGAGGATGGACGCTATATCATTCGCGTGCGAGCTATCGACCGAGCAGGGAACGGGAGGGCGACTGTCTTTGAACGCGGTTTTCAAATTTCAAGACGTTTGCCAATCCTTGTTTCGACCTTGCCAACAACGATGCCAGTAGATGAAGCGTTTAGTAACGAAGAAATTGATCAGATAGAGGTGACAATTGAAAATGATGATGAAAACCATCTCTCGACCCTACGGCTCCTGAATGCTTCAAATCAAGTCGTTGCTGGACAACAACTCCGTGAGACTGACCGGTTGATTTATAACCTCGCCCGTCCACTCGCTGTAGACGGGTCTGACGACGGAATATATACCATTGAGTTTACACCCATCAGTGGATCTGGACGAATTGGGGATATTCAGTTCCTCACCTTCACTCATGATACAGAAGTCCCCGAAGTTGAGCCTGAAGCGATTAGCCTCATTGTTACATCTCCTGATGTTAATAATTCCTTGACGGAAATTCATGTTAACCCGACCGATGAGCAATCGGGAATTGATTGGGAAAACGTTGATGAAGAATGGCTCGTCCTTGAACGCGTTTCACCCAACCCAACCAAAATTGACGGACGCGTTGAGGATGACAACCAAACCACGCTCCGTTTTGTACTTGCTGTGCCCCTTGCGGACAACGGGTCAGCTGATGGTGAATATCGAGTGACGGTTACCCCCAAAGATCAAGCAGGCAACGGGGATGTGTCTTATGAAAAGGTCTTTACCTACGACACCAGCCCACCGATGATTGATGCAGGTGCCTTGCTTCTCAATGATGCGCCACTTCTCGTTGACATTAATGCAATAGATTATCCGACAGCAGTTTCTACGACGGGTGGGGTCGTTATACAAGCGAACATGTTTGACACGGGCTTAGGTGTTAACCTCGCTCAGTCAAGAATTGTCGTCAGGGGACCTGATGGTGCCGAACTTTCTGGAAACACGCAACAAAACGGTATTGATACGCTTCTCTTCAAATCCGATGGTTTAACAGCCCAAGGGCTTTATCAAATTACGGTTATTAGTGTCGGAAACGACTCTGAACTCCTCGGCTTCGCACCCACCGATTCTATTACAACGGAATTTCTTTATGAAACGACGGTGCCTACTGGTGCTGTAACGAGTGATGGGGGTGAGACTGAACTCACCGATGCAGCACTTCCTTTAGAAGGGACAGCCTCTGACCCAACCGGCACGCAACGCGTCGGGGAGGGCGAAATCTCTGTCCCAGCATCTGGGGTCTGGCTTGTTGAAATCGTCGGGATTGGTCCCGATAATCAACCCATTGATCCGGTCCCTGCTGTTGATGATAGCAACGCTGAACAGGAGCCGTGGAGCATCTGGTCTATTGATTTCCTACCAACGCGCTCTGGTGAATATGACTTGGATGTTCGCGTTACCGACAATGCGGGCAATTACGCGGTTTACGACATCGGAGAATATACCATGTCGGTATCTCTGACATTCCGAGAACCGACGTTTGGATGGCCAAATCCACTCAGGATCTCCAGAGGTGATGTCGCATTCTTTTCCTTTGATGTTAACGTACCACTCGGGGAGACTGTTGAACTTACCTTGAGCATCTATGATTGGAGTGGCGATATGATCCTCTCACAGACCTATCCGGATGTTGTATCGGGGCAGCGGAACGACCAGTTAGTGAAATGGAATTTGGAGAACCAGGCGGGGAACCAAGTCGCACGAGGGCTCTATATCTTCCGGTTAGAAGCGATCAACGCAGCTGGAAATAGCGCAAACGCTGTCGGCAAAGTGCTTGTTGTGGAATAG